The genomic interval CGTGGAACTTGACCCCCTCCCGCAGCAGGAACGTGTAGGTTCTCCCATCCGGAGAGATCGTCCATCGGGCCGCAAGGTCCGGCACAACGGTCTTGATGCCGTCACCGAGGTTGTAGGTGACGAGGCCGTTGTACATGTGGCAGAGGACGAAGGCATTCGCGCCTTGGTGGACGTCGAAATGCGCGGTCGTGACGCCGAAGGCGTTCCTGAGCGTGCCGCCCCGTTTGGGGTTCGGTTCGGGCGCGCGCATGCGCGGGCCGGAGACCGGCACCGGCGACGCGGCCGCCGCCGGGGGAGGGAGGAGCAGAGTGCCCGCGGTGCCGACCCCGACCAGTTTGAGGAACTCGCGGCGGCTGGTGTGGTTCCTGCCCCCCATGGTTGACCTCCTCAGATCCTACCGGCCGAAGAGTCTACCACTCACTCGCCTACACCACGGGGGCGGGAAAGTCCTGCGCGGCGGTTGCCTACGCGTCCCTGGGATGCGTGGATTTCACCGTAAGGCCGGCGGGGGCGTCGTCGGACACACTCAACACGAGGACGAAGTACGCGCAATTACATGGACGTTGGGGTTCGCCGCGCGGCACGGCACAGCGCGTGGCGATCATGCCGGCCTGCCTCGTCTGTCTATCGTGGCACTTGTCGCACCGGTACATGCCGCTGACGGGCCATGGTAATCCCGCTTTCGCTCGCACATCTTTCGGAATCGGCGCACCCGCCGCGTTGTGCCGTACGTCCAATCTAACAGGGTGGGTGCACAATATCCAGTAAATAATTGTTTGCTTTCTAGGCCGGTGTATGTCATAATTATTCGGCATCAGCAGGCTGCAAAGTCGGTTGGTAGCATGAGCTAAAGGTGGGGATCGCATGGCAACAGGTACGGTCAAGTGGTTCAATTCTGAGAAGGGATATGGGTTCATCACGCCGGACGATGGCGGCAAAGATTTGTTCGTGCACTTCAGCGGCATCGAGGGTGAGGGCTACAAATCCCTGAACGAAGGACAGAAGGTCGAGTACGAGGAGACGAAGGGGCAGAAGGGCCCGCAGGCCAACAAAGTTCGTGCCGTGAGCTAGACCTTACGTTCGCGAATCGTGTTCTACGCACGCAGGGAGGGGGGAATACTTCCCCCCTTCTTGCTTCTCTCCATGGATCGGAGGTAGGGTGATGCCATCGGAACCGTGCAAGGCATGTGGAAGGCCTCGGCCCGTACTTGCGGTCGAGCAGGGGGACGATTTCTGCTCAACCGAGTGCGCGCGACG from bacterium carries:
- a CDS encoding cold-shock protein gives rise to the protein MATGTVKWFNSEKGYGFITPDDGGKDLFVHFSGIEGEGYKSLNEGQKVEYEETKGQKGPQANKVRAVS